Proteins encoded in a region of the Vibrio sp. CB1-14 genome:
- the gorA gene encoding glutathione-disulfide reductase has protein sequence MATHFDYICIGGGSGGIASANRAAMYGAKVALIEAKDLGGTCVNVGCVPKKVMWHGAQIAEAMNLYAEDYGFDVDVKGFDWNKLVESRQAYIGRIHQSYDRVLGNNKVNVIKGFAKFVDEKTVEVDGELYTADHILIAVGGRPTIPNIPGAEYGIDSNGFFDLDAQPKRVAVVGAGYIAVEIAGVLSALGTETHLFVRKESPLRSFDPMIIDTLVEVMDAEGPTLHTHSVPKEVVKEADGSLTLHLENGESQNVDQLIWAIGRHPATDAINLSATGVETNDRGYIKVDEYQTTNVEGIYCVGDIMEGGIELTPVAVKAGRQLSERLFNNKPNAKMDYDLVPTVVFSHPPIGTIGLTTQEAEAKYGEDNVKVYTSGFTAMYTAVTKHRQPCKMKLVCAGDDEKVVGLHGIGFTVDEMIQGFAVAMKMGATKADFDSVVAIHPTGSEEFVTMR, from the coding sequence ATGGCAACGCATTTTGACTATATCTGTATTGGTGGCGGCAGCGGCGGTATCGCATCTGCAAACCGTGCGGCAATGTATGGCGCGAAGGTTGCGCTTATCGAAGCGAAAGACCTAGGCGGTACTTGTGTAAACGTTGGCTGTGTACCTAAAAAGGTCATGTGGCACGGTGCACAAATTGCTGAAGCCATGAACCTATACGCGGAAGACTATGGTTTTGACGTTGACGTTAAAGGCTTCGACTGGAACAAGCTGGTTGAAAGCCGCCAAGCGTACATTGGTCGTATCCACCAATCTTACGATCGCGTACTTGGTAACAACAAAGTAAACGTTATCAAGGGCTTTGCTAAATTCGTTGACGAAAAAACCGTTGAGGTTGATGGCGAGTTATACACGGCTGACCACATCCTTATCGCAGTCGGTGGTCGTCCAACAATTCCAAACATCCCTGGTGCCGAGTACGGCATCGATTCAAACGGCTTCTTCGACCTAGACGCACAACCAAAGCGTGTTGCCGTAGTAGGTGCAGGTTACATTGCTGTTGAGATCGCAGGCGTTCTCAGCGCACTGGGTACAGAGACACACCTATTTGTTCGTAAAGAGTCACCACTACGTAGCTTCGATCCAATGATCATCGACACCCTAGTCGAAGTAATGGATGCAGAAGGTCCTACACTGCACACCCACTCTGTGCCAAAAGAAGTAGTTAAAGAAGCAGATGGCAGTCTGACTCTGCACCTAGAGAACGGTGAAAGCCAAAACGTTGACCAGCTAATCTGGGCAATTGGTCGTCACCCAGCAACAGACGCAATCAACCTAAGCGCTACAGGCGTTGAGACTAACGATCGCGGCTACATCAAGGTAGACGAATACCAAACAACCAATGTTGAAGGCATCTACTGTGTGGGCGATATCATGGAAGGTGGTATCGAGCTAACACCAGTGGCAGTTAAAGCCGGTCGCCAGCTTTCTGAGCGTCTGTTTAACAACAAACCAAACGCGAAGATGGACTATGACCTAGTTCCTACCGTGGTATTTAGCCACCCACCTATCGGCACCATTGGTCTAACAACACAAGAAGCTGAAGCTAAGTACGGCGAAGACAACGTGAAAGTGTACACATCAGGCTTCACAGCGATGTACACCGCTGTCACTAAGCACCGCCAGCCTTGTAAGATGAAGCTAGTATGTGCGGGCGACGATGAGAAAGTGGTTGGTCTACACGGCATCGGCTTTACGGTTGATGAGATGATTCAAGGTTTTGCCGTTGCGATGAAGATGGGCGCAACCAAAGCGGACTTTGATTCTGTTGTGGCTATCCACCCAACGGGCTCTGAAGAGTTCGTTACCATGCGCTAA